CGCTTCCTGTCGCCCGGCGCGCTCGGCTCCGCAAAATTCGACTCCGGCGCAACGGCGGATATCGTCAATCGCTTCGCGCTGGAAAGCTCCATCGGCAATTTCGGCGTCTATGTCGGCAACGAGACCGCCGGCAAGGTTCATCCCATTTCCATGAAGGCGGTAAACCCATGAAATTTTCCCTCTTCGTCCACATGGAGCGGCTGGACGCCTCGCAGGATCACAAGACCCTCTACGAGGAATTCGTCACCCTTTGCGAAATCGCCGATCGCGGCGGCATGCATGCCATCTGGACCGGCGAACATCACGGCATGGATTTCACCATTGCGCCCAACCCCTTCGTGACGATTGCCGATCTCGCGCGCCGCACGAAGACGGCACGTCTTGGTACCGGTACGGTCATCGCGCCCTTCTGGCATCCGATCAAGCTTGCCGGCGAAGCGGCGATGACCGATCTCATCTGTGATGGCCGTCTCGATATCGGCATTGCCCGTGGTGCCTATTCCTTTGAATATGAGCGGCTGCTTCCCGGCCTCGATGCCTGGGGCGCCGGCCAGCGCATGCGCGAATTGATCCCCGCCGTCAAAGGCGTGTGGGCGGGCGATTACGCCCATGACGGCGAGTTCTTCAAATTTCCCGCCACCACGTCCGCTCCCAAACCGCTGCAACAGCCCTTTCCGCCCATCTGGGTGGCGGCGCGCGATCCGAATTCCCACGAATTCGCCGTCGCCAATGATTGCAACGTGCAGGTGACGCCGCTGTGGCAGGGTGACGACGAGGTGGAAACCCTGATGGGCCGCTTCAACCATGCCTGCGCCAAGAACCCGGAAAAACAGCGCCCGAA
This is a stretch of genomic DNA from Agrobacterium fabrum str. C58. It encodes these proteins:
- a CDS encoding LLM class flavin-dependent oxidoreductase, with the protein product MKFSLFVHMERLDASQDHKTLYEEFVTLCEIADRGGMHAIWTGEHHGMDFTIAPNPFVTIADLARRTKTARLGTGTVIAPFWHPIKLAGEAAMTDLICDGRLDIGIARGAYSFEYERLLPGLDAWGAGQRMRELIPAVKGVWAGDYAHDGEFFKFPATTSAPKPLQQPFPPIWVAARDPNSHEFAVANDCNVQVTPLWQGDDEVETLMGRFNHACAKNPEKQRPKIMLLRHTYVGSDEADIAQAAHEMSVYYNYFFAWFKNETPVHQGLIERIAPEDIAGNAMLSGDVMRKNNVVGDADDVIARLKAYEAMGYDEYSFWIDTGMSFERKKASLERFLSDVMPAFAE